Proteins co-encoded in one Pseudomonas fluorescens genomic window:
- the pseI gene encoding pseudaminic acid synthase, giving the protein MSSFKIGNRLIGADAPPFIIAEMSGNHNQSLDVALQIVEAAAEAGAHALKLQTYTADTMTLDLAEGEFFIKDPNSLWAGTSLYDLYEKAHTPWEWHAPIFARAKALGMLAFSTPFDDSAVDFLESLEVPAYKIASFENTDLPLIRRVAATGKPLIISTGMASIAELDETVRAAREAGCKDLVLLKCTSTYPATPLNSNVRTIPHLRELFGCQVGLSDHSMGVGVSVAAVALGATVVEKHFTLDRAAGGVDASFSLEPAEMASLVVETERAWQAMGQVHYGVTEAEKKSLVYRRSLYVTADMAAGEPFTAANLRAIRPGLGLPPKHADAVLGRRARAPIKRGTPLEWSLVE; this is encoded by the coding sequence ATGAGCAGTTTCAAGATCGGCAATCGCCTGATCGGTGCCGACGCACCGCCGTTCATCATTGCCGAAATGAGCGGCAACCATAATCAGTCGTTGGACGTCGCTTTGCAGATTGTCGAGGCGGCGGCCGAGGCAGGTGCTCACGCCTTGAAGCTGCAAACCTACACCGCCGACACCATGACTCTGGATCTGGCTGAAGGCGAGTTCTTCATCAAGGACCCGAACAGCCTGTGGGCCGGCACTTCGTTGTACGACCTGTACGAGAAGGCTCACACCCCCTGGGAATGGCACGCGCCGATCTTCGCCCGGGCAAAAGCGCTGGGCATGCTCGCGTTTTCGACACCGTTCGATGACAGCGCCGTGGACTTCCTTGAAAGCCTCGAGGTGCCGGCCTACAAGATCGCCAGTTTTGAAAACACCGATCTGCCGCTGATCCGGCGTGTTGCGGCGACCGGCAAGCCGCTGATCATTTCCACCGGCATGGCCAGCATCGCCGAGCTCGACGAAACCGTACGCGCCGCCCGCGAGGCCGGGTGCAAGGATCTGGTGCTGCTCAAGTGCACCAGCACCTACCCGGCGACGCCGCTCAACAGCAATGTGCGTACCATCCCGCATCTGCGAGAGCTGTTCGGTTGTCAGGTGGGGCTGTCCGATCATTCGATGGGCGTCGGCGTTTCGGTGGCGGCTGTGGCGCTCGGAGCTACAGTGGTTGAAAAGCACTTCACCCTCGACCGCGCGGCGGGCGGGGTGGACGCCAGTTTCTCGCTGGAGCCAGCGGAAATGGCCAGCCTGGTGGTCGAGACCGAGCGCGCCTGGCAGGCCATGGGCCAGGTGCATTACGGCGTGACCGAGGCTGAGAAAAAGTCCCTGGTTTACCGCCGGTCGCTGTACGTCACGGCCGACATGGCGGCCGGTGAACCGTTCACGGCGGCCAATCTGCGCGCCATTCGTCCCGGTCTCGGTCTGCCGCCCAAGCACGCCGATGCCGTCCTGGGCCGCCGCGCGCGGGCGCCGATCAAGCGCGGTACGCCGCTGGAATGGTCATTGGTCGAATAA
- a CDS encoding ketoacyl-ACP synthase III: MIGIKSIASYVPVAGVDNYAQGAKFEKDEEFILGKIGSAFLPRKDAEQETSDLCVEAANALFANNPELKRESIDALIVVTQNGDEEGLPHTAAIVQDKLGLPTNVAAFDISLGCSGYVYGIYAIKGFMEAAGLKNGLLITADPYSKIVDPEDRNTTMLFGDAATATWMGEDPTWALGKAKFGTDGSGAPHLKVTDGVFFMNGRQVFNFALLKVPAHLHELLDDSGLNADDIDAFCIHQGSAAIVDAVARRFEGEPEKFIKDMVETGNTVSSSVPLLLEKHVMDSDWNRIAISGFGVGLSWGSAIIYRP, encoded by the coding sequence ATGATTGGCATAAAAAGCATTGCGAGCTACGTTCCTGTAGCCGGCGTGGACAATTACGCACAAGGTGCAAAATTCGAGAAGGATGAAGAATTCATCCTCGGCAAGATCGGTTCGGCCTTCCTGCCACGTAAAGACGCAGAACAGGAAACTTCCGATCTGTGTGTTGAAGCGGCCAATGCGCTGTTTGCCAACAACCCTGAACTGAAACGTGAATCCATCGATGCACTGATCGTCGTCACCCAGAACGGTGACGAAGAAGGCCTGCCGCACACCGCAGCAATCGTCCAGGACAAACTGGGTCTGCCAACCAATGTCGCCGCGTTCGACATTTCCCTGGGCTGCTCCGGTTACGTTTATGGCATCTACGCGATCAAGGGCTTCATGGAAGCTGCCGGCCTGAAGAACGGCCTGCTGATCACCGCTGACCCATATTCGAAGATCGTTGATCCGGAAGATCGCAACACCACCATGCTGTTCGGCGACGCCGCCACCGCGACCTGGATGGGCGAAGACCCGACCTGGGCGTTGGGCAAGGCCAAGTTCGGCACCGACGGTTCCGGTGCGCCGCACCTGAAAGTCACCGATGGCGTGTTCTTCATGAACGGTCGTCAGGTGTTCAACTTTGCGTTGCTCAAAGTCCCGGCGCACTTGCATGAGTTGCTCGACGATTCGGGCCTCAACGCCGATGACATCGATGCCTTCTGCATCCACCAGGGCAGCGCGGCGATTGTCGATGCCGTGGCGCGCCGCTTTGAAGGCGAGCCGGAGAAGTTCATCAAGGACATGGTCGAGACCGGCAACACCGTGTCGTCCAGTGTGCCGCTGCTGCTGGAAAAACACGTGATGGATTCCGACTGGAACCGCATCGCGATCAGTGGTTTCGGTGTCGGTCTGTCGTGGGGTTCGGCGATTATTTATCGTCCTTGA
- a CDS encoding motility associated factor glycosyltransferase family protein, which produces MSEFFQANAHVIERRWPALFARLLNEDSSVIDAGLTQGLGSTLSINGIQLTSRHDRVHEARVQAASLPADKSRLHVYGTGLGDLPTVLLERAGLERLYVHILNGALFALVLQLLDQRQWLEDSRVELLYAGDMPDICTPFFALPAEMLLADDFNAKIRDRLVSEVHLSFNNREFDPQSPFILQRLQDCLPVLLADDDVAQLFGTCTGREIYVIGTGPTLEQHFERLATIRERDERPLFICVDTAYRPLREHGIVPDYVVSIDQRISFRHLPFEESDGIPLVYLPMSDPEVLRAWKGKRYGGYSLSPVYAALREQHPRALLHVGGSVIHPAVDLAVKMGAAQITLFGADFAFPMNKTHAGWNDGDLGPSVNQARHWVRDGFGERVSTQLNFRGYLCVLERYIASQPHVEFFNSSRAGALIAGTRFNQEFVQ; this is translated from the coding sequence ATGAGCGAGTTTTTCCAGGCCAATGCCCACGTCATTGAGCGACGCTGGCCGGCGCTGTTCGCGCGATTGCTGAACGAAGACAGTTCGGTGATCGACGCCGGATTGACACAGGGGCTGGGTTCGACGCTGAGCATCAACGGCATTCAGCTCACCAGTCGCCACGACCGCGTCCATGAGGCCCGGGTTCAGGCCGCCAGCCTGCCGGCGGACAAGTCGCGATTGCACGTCTATGGCACCGGCCTCGGAGATTTGCCGACGGTTCTGCTGGAGCGTGCCGGGCTTGAGCGGCTGTATGTACACATCCTCAATGGCGCGCTGTTTGCGCTGGTGTTGCAGTTGCTCGATCAGCGGCAATGGCTGGAAGACTCGAGGGTAGAGCTTCTGTACGCCGGGGACATGCCGGACATCTGCACGCCGTTCTTTGCCTTGCCTGCCGAAATGCTGCTGGCCGATGACTTCAACGCGAAGATCCGTGATCGGCTGGTCAGTGAAGTGCACTTGAGTTTCAACAATCGTGAGTTTGATCCGCAGTCGCCGTTCATTCTGCAGCGTCTGCAGGACTGCTTGCCGGTGCTACTCGCTGACGATGATGTGGCGCAATTGTTCGGCACTTGCACTGGCCGGGAAATCTACGTGATCGGCACCGGGCCGACGCTTGAGCAGCATTTCGAGCGACTGGCCACGATTCGCGAGCGAGACGAGCGCCCCTTGTTCATTTGCGTCGACACCGCTTACCGGCCGCTGCGCGAGCACGGGATTGTGCCCGACTATGTAGTGAGCATCGATCAGCGCATCAGCTTTCGGCATTTGCCTTTCGAAGAATCCGACGGCATTCCCTTGGTGTATCTGCCCATGAGCGATCCTGAGGTGTTGAGGGCCTGGAAGGGCAAACGCTATGGCGGTTATTCGCTTAGCCCGGTCTACGCAGCGTTGCGAGAGCAACATCCACGGGCACTGCTGCATGTGGGTGGCAGCGTGATTCACCCCGCGGTGGATCTGGCGGTGAAGATGGGGGCTGCGCAGATCACCCTGTTCGGCGCCGACTTCGCTTTCCCGATGAACAAGACCCACGCCGGCTGGAACGATGGTGATCTTGGGCCGTCGGTGAATCAGGCGCGGCACTGGGTGCGTGACGGGTTCGGTGAGCGCGTCAGTACGCAGCTCAATTTCCGCGGTTATCTGTGTGTGCTGGAGCGATACATCGCCAGCCAGCCGCACGTCGAGTTTTTCAACAGTAGTCGCGCAGGAGCGTTGATTGCCGGGACGCGCTTCAATCAGGAGTTCGTGCAATGA
- a CDS encoding flagellin domain-containing protein → MALTVNTNTTSLNVQKNLNRASDALSTSMQRLSSGLKINSAKDDAAGLQISNRMSSQIRGNTQAIQNANDGISVAQTAEGALQATTDILQRMRELAVKARNGTNGTADQTATNAEFAQMSDEITRISASTNLNGKNLLDGSAGTVTLQVGANTGSANHIDLVLSSKFDAASLSVGSGTVVLTGATSAAAASNIDNAITAIDAAIAAIGATRASLGASQNRLNSTIQNLQNINENTTAAQGRVQDTDFAAETANLTKQQTLQQASTSVLAQANQLPSAVLKLLQ, encoded by the coding sequence ATGGCTTTAACAGTAAACACCAACACCACGTCGTTGAACGTTCAGAAGAACCTGAACCGCGCTTCCGACGCTCTGTCGACTTCGATGCAGCGCCTGTCTTCCGGCCTGAAAATCAACAGCGCTAAAGACGACGCCGCTGGCCTGCAAATCTCCAACCGTATGTCTTCCCAGATCCGCGGTAACACCCAGGCCATCCAGAACGCCAACGACGGTATCTCCGTTGCTCAGACCGCTGAAGGCGCTCTGCAAGCTACTACCGACATTCTGCAGCGTATGCGTGAACTGGCTGTTAAAGCACGTAACGGTACCAACGGCACTGCTGACCAGACCGCTACCAACGCTGAATTCGCACAAATGTCCGACGAGATCACCCGTATCTCGGCTTCGACCAACCTGAACGGCAAAAACTTGCTGGACGGTTCGGCTGGTACTGTGACCCTGCAAGTTGGCGCAAACACCGGTTCGGCTAACCACATCGACCTGGTACTGAGCTCCAAGTTCGACGCCGCCAGCCTGTCGGTAGGTAGCGGTACTGTTGTTCTGACCGGTGCTACTTCGGCTGCCGCCGCTTCGAACATCGACAACGCTATCACTGCAATCGACGCCGCTATCGCTGCAATCGGTGCAACTCGTGCCAGCCTGGGTGCTTCGCAAAACCGTCTGAACAGCACCATCCAGAACTTGCAGAACATCAACGAAAACACCACTGCTGCACAAGGTCGCGTACAAGATACCGACTTCGCCGCAGAGACTGCTAACCTGACCAAGCAGCAAACCCTGCAACAGGCTTCGACCTCTGTTCTGGCTCAAGCCAACCAACTGCCTTCCGCTGTACTGAAGCTGCTTCAGTAA
- a CDS encoding flagellar protein FlaG, producing the protein MDMSVKLNVTYPAPKPASTVTDKPSETKPHVVDAVTDSKKSQETDETKLKLAVQEIEKFVQSIKRNLEFSIDEHSGKVIVKVIASETGEVVRQIPSAEALKLADSLANASHVLFDAKV; encoded by the coding sequence ATGGACATGAGCGTAAAGCTTAACGTGACTTATCCGGCTCCCAAGCCAGCCAGTACCGTCACCGACAAGCCGTCGGAGACCAAGCCTCACGTGGTTGATGCTGTTACTGATTCGAAAAAGAGTCAGGAAACGGATGAAACCAAATTGAAGCTGGCGGTGCAGGAGATCGAGAAGTTTGTTCAGTCGATCAAGCGTAACCTGGAGTTCTCGATCGATGAGCATTCCGGAAAGGTCATCGTCAAGGTGATCGCAAGCGAGACGGGCGAGGTCGTACGACAGATCCCCTCCGCAGAAGCTCTCAAGCTGGCAGACAGCCTCGCCAATGCGAGCCACGTGTTGTTCGACGCCAAAGTCTGA